From one Luteolibacter sp. Y139 genomic stretch:
- a CDS encoding putative quinol monooxygenase: TTAWFGIRLGPSTFGIFDAFPDDAGRQAHLSGKVAAALMAKTEELFSSPPVIERIDVLAAKLPE; encoded by the coding sequence ACCACTGCGTGGTTTGGGATTCGTCTTGGACCCAGCACTTTTGGCATCTTCGATGCGTTTCCTGATGACGCCGGTCGCCAAGCGCATCTCTCTGGAAAGGTAGCGGCGGCCTTAATGGCGAAGACTGAAGAGCTATTCTCCAGCCCCCCCGTTATTGAAAGAATCGACGTCCTCGCGGCGAAGCTGCCTGAATAA